Proteins from a genomic interval of Marmoricola sp. OAE513:
- a CDS encoding PadR family transcriptional regulator, which produces MPSKGATLELAVLGLLQESPLHGYELRKRLNLLLGWTRLLSYGSLYPALKRMLRAGWITEVVATSPTVSRRARIVYQITPAGTEYFASEITDAGPAAWEDENFNMRFAFFSRTDAAVRLRILEGRRSRLQERLDRARVLSSGADRYQTELRRHAAESVEREVRWLTDLIEAERGNHDRGGNDRAPQTAPPQNVAPQNP; this is translated from the coding sequence ATGCCGAGCAAGGGCGCCACCCTCGAGCTTGCAGTGCTCGGACTCCTCCAGGAGTCCCCGCTGCACGGCTACGAGCTGCGCAAGCGGCTGAACCTGCTGCTCGGTTGGACCCGCCTGCTGTCCTACGGTTCGCTCTACCCCGCTCTCAAGCGGATGCTGCGCGCCGGCTGGATCACCGAGGTCGTCGCCACCAGCCCGACCGTCTCGCGCCGCGCGCGGATCGTCTACCAGATCACGCCGGCGGGTACGGAGTACTTCGCCTCCGAGATCACCGACGCCGGCCCAGCCGCGTGGGAGGACGAGAACTTCAACATGCGGTTCGCGTTCTTCTCGCGCACGGACGCCGCCGTCCGGCTCCGCATCCTCGAAGGTCGCCGCTCACGGCTCCAGGAGCGCCTCGACCGCGCCCGGGTGCTGAGCAGCGGCGCCGACCGCTACCAGACCGAGCTGCGGCGGCACGCCGCCGAGTCGGTGGAGCGCGAGGTCCGTTGGCTCACCGACCTGATCGAGGCCGAGCGTGGCAACCACGACCGCGGCGGGAACGACCGCGCCCCCCAGACTGCGCCGCCTCAGAACGTCGCACCGCAGAACCCGTAA
- a CDS encoding pyridoxal-phosphate dependent enzyme, producing MTHLHDRFPGLALEHVRLGASPTQVRRVEGLVPGVDLLVKDEAAFGDGAWAGNKVRKLEWIIPEARRRRTNTLFTVGGIGTHWGLACALYGREHGLRTVLGLVDQPVDDHVRQQLARLEASGAQLHRFPTVRKLKMAAPWLIASNIRRGKVPWYLPAGGSNAVGSLGYVETALEIAAQVESGELPEPGVVVTAIGSGGTAAGLALGFRIAGLRTKVFGVVVNDSFPLDAPVIAALANRTADLLCDRGAGEQPHLAASDLSTRDDWLGTTYGDPTPASTAMVERAAGLGLELEPVYTGKALAAIADLAGQWDEPVLWLNTHGPR from the coding sequence GTGACCCACCTCCACGACCGGTTCCCGGGCCTCGCGCTGGAGCACGTCCGGCTCGGCGCCAGCCCGACCCAGGTACGGCGGGTCGAGGGTCTGGTGCCCGGCGTGGACCTGCTGGTCAAGGACGAAGCCGCATTCGGCGACGGGGCCTGGGCGGGCAACAAGGTCCGCAAGCTGGAGTGGATCATCCCCGAGGCGCGGCGGCGACGTACGAACACGTTGTTCACGGTCGGCGGGATCGGCACCCACTGGGGACTGGCCTGCGCGCTCTACGGTCGGGAGCACGGGCTGCGCACGGTGCTCGGGCTGGTCGACCAACCGGTCGACGACCACGTCCGCCAGCAGCTCGCGCGGCTCGAGGCGTCCGGCGCGCAGCTGCACCGGTTCCCGACGGTGCGCAAGCTGAAGATGGCCGCACCCTGGTTGATCGCCTCGAACATCCGTCGCGGCAAGGTGCCCTGGTACCTGCCGGCCGGCGGTTCGAACGCGGTCGGGAGCCTGGGCTACGTCGAGACCGCACTCGAGATCGCTGCCCAGGTCGAGTCCGGGGAGCTGCCGGAACCAGGCGTCGTGGTCACCGCGATCGGGTCGGGCGGTACGGCGGCGGGGTTGGCGCTGGGCTTCCGGATCGCCGGTCTGCGCACGAAGGTCTTCGGAGTCGTGGTCAACGACTCCTTCCCGCTCGACGCCCCGGTGATCGCGGCGCTGGCCAACAGGACCGCGGACCTGCTGTGCGACCGCGGCGCCGGCGAGCAGCCGCACCTCGCGGCCAGCGACCTCAGCACCCGCGACGACTGGCTCGGCACGACGTACGGCGACCCGACACCCGCCTCGACGGCGATGGTCGAGCGTGCTGCGGGTCTCGGGCTCGAGCTGGAGCCGGTGTACACCGGCAAGGCGCTGGCGGCGATCGCCGACCTCGCCGGTCAGTGGGACGAGCCGGTGCTCTGGCTCAACACCCACGGCCCGCGCTGA
- a CDS encoding inositol-3-phosphate synthase, producing the protein MAKVRVGIVGVGNCASSLVQGVEYYKNADPSDTVPGLMHVMFGDYHVRDVEFVAAFDVDAKKVGFDLSDAINNSENNTIRIADVPPTGVIVSRGVTNDGLGKYYLETIEESDAPAVDVVQTLKDAQVDVLVSYLPVGSEIADKYYAQCAIDAGVAFVNALPVFIASDPEWAKKFEDAGVPIIGDDIKSQVGATITHRVMAKLFEDRGVALDRTYQLNVGGNMDFKNMLERERLESKKVSKTQAVTSNLNGPLAGKVYDKNVHIGPSDYVAWLDDRKWAYVRLEGRAFGDVPLNLEYKLEVWDSPNSAGIIIDAIRAAKIAKDRGVGGPLLSASSYLMKSPPVQRPDDEGQASVEAFIRGEVER; encoded by the coding sequence ATGGCGAAGGTTCGCGTAGGCATCGTGGGAGTCGGCAACTGCGCCAGCTCCCTGGTCCAGGGCGTCGAGTACTACAAGAACGCCGACCCGAGCGACACCGTGCCGGGTCTCATGCACGTCATGTTCGGCGACTACCACGTCCGCGACGTCGAGTTCGTCGCCGCGTTCGACGTCGACGCCAAGAAGGTCGGCTTCGACCTCTCCGACGCGATCAACAACTCGGAGAACAACACCATCCGCATCGCCGACGTCCCGCCGACCGGCGTGATCGTCTCCCGCGGCGTCACCAACGACGGCCTCGGCAAGTACTACCTCGAGACCATCGAGGAGTCCGACGCTCCGGCCGTCGACGTCGTGCAGACGCTCAAGGACGCCCAGGTCGACGTGCTCGTCTCCTACCTGCCGGTCGGTTCCGAGATCGCCGACAAGTACTACGCCCAGTGCGCGATCGACGCGGGCGTGGCCTTCGTCAACGCGCTGCCTGTCTTCATCGCCTCCGACCCCGAGTGGGCCAAGAAGTTCGAGGACGCCGGCGTCCCGATCATCGGTGACGACATCAAGAGCCAGGTCGGCGCCACCATCACCCACCGCGTGATGGCGAAGCTGTTCGAGGACCGCGGTGTCGCGCTGGACCGCACCTACCAGCTCAACGTCGGCGGCAACATGGACTTCAAGAACATGCTCGAGCGCGAGCGCCTGGAGTCCAAGAAGGTCTCGAAGACCCAGGCCGTGACGTCCAACCTGAACGGTCCGCTGGCCGGCAAGGTCTACGACAAGAACGTGCACATCGGCCCGAGCGACTACGTCGCGTGGCTCGACGACCGCAAGTGGGCCTACGTCCGCCTCGAGGGTCGCGCCTTCGGTGACGTTCCGCTCAACCTCGAGTACAAGCTGGAGGTCTGGGACTCCCCGAACTCGGCCGGCATCATCATCGACGCGATCCGTGCGGCGAAGATCGCCAAGGACCGCGGCGTCGGTGGCCCGCTGCTCTCGGCGAGCTCCTACCTGATGAAGTCCCCGCCGGTGCAGCGCCCGGACGACGAGGGCCAGGCCTCCGTCGAGGCGTTCATCCGCGGCGAGGTCGAGCGCTGA
- a CDS encoding putative Ig domain-containing protein: protein MSVRVLNPVKPPLRFLVALLAAVLAVGALSAPADAATKRSLSIKASPSAAVVGKTVTFSGTLTKSPKGTKVTIQRKVGTKWVAAKTAKTSTSAGRYAGKVILPRKAGTYAFRAVAAKKGSLSAATSKTLKVAALTGVTATIKASPTTVTAGATSTVSGAVKPFVKNTTVVIQKFVNGKWLGTGATAKLSSKGTYSKAVVTKDTSVYRVFVPRVGLKSSAVSVGTAVIANPVIATTSLPNGSQGAPYSATVKQVGTAAGTWSVTPALPNGLTLNTTSGAITGTPTAATPQAAYTFRFAQPARVTASKAINLTITAPVPPTIATSSLPEGDQGVGYTTTLTAQGNPGGTWTAAPLPAGLTLNAGTGVISGTPTASGTTNVNIGFTQTSTGLAAPGKQLALTINPPPAPSIRTVTLPNASQFAAYSFTLKASEPGGVWNVQSGKPVGIDIDAATGVLSGTSAIAGTYTTVITYAVPSKPVASATYVWKVVATGFPATRAAVEAGGSSTCRINQDRTLDCWGYDDAGQLGDGGVLTVDPAGVSAPTQVGTATDWTAISVSDDDLPTEGHACGLRGDDAYCWGSNKKGMLGNGVANGSETAPVAVAGGRDWQSISAGWTHTCGVTTAGELYCWGENTFGQLGTGGGDASSPTRVGSASDWESVSAGYTTTCAVKATGGLFCWGMGSRGQLGTGNTDSQATPAKVGTAAWTGVQVGPGHACGRQVDGTLWCWGTAANGQLGNNVSLNDTSTDERSPRKVGTATTWVSFATGKGHTCATNTAGELWCWGANGESQLGDNSVTNRLVPTKIGSGTDWISVSAGATHSAAAQENGDTYVWGSNYKSKANAGAGTARVAVPTKVVG from the coding sequence GTGTCGGTCCGAGTCCTGAACCCGGTCAAGCCCCCGCTCCGATTCCTGGTCGCCCTGCTGGCAGCCGTGCTGGCGGTCGGCGCGCTGAGCGCTCCCGCGGACGCGGCCACCAAGCGCTCGCTGAGCATCAAGGCCAGCCCGAGCGCTGCCGTGGTCGGCAAGACCGTGACCTTCTCCGGCACGTTGACCAAGTCGCCGAAGGGCACCAAGGTCACGATCCAGCGCAAGGTCGGCACGAAGTGGGTCGCCGCGAAGACCGCGAAGACCTCCACCTCCGCAGGCCGGTACGCCGGCAAGGTGATCCTGCCGCGCAAGGCCGGCACCTACGCGTTCCGTGCCGTGGCCGCGAAGAAGGGCAGCCTGTCGGCCGCCACCTCCAAGACCCTCAAGGTCGCCGCCCTGACCGGCGTCACCGCGACGATCAAGGCCAGCCCCACCACCGTGACCGCCGGGGCGACCTCGACGGTCTCCGGCGCCGTGAAGCCGTTCGTCAAGAACACCACCGTGGTGATCCAGAAGTTCGTCAACGGGAAGTGGCTGGGCACCGGCGCCACCGCCAAGCTGAGCAGCAAGGGGACCTACTCGAAGGCCGTAGTCACCAAGGACACCTCGGTCTACCGCGTCTTCGTCCCGCGCGTCGGACTGAAGTCGTCGGCCGTCTCGGTCGGCACCGCCGTGATCGCCAACCCGGTCATCGCCACGACCTCGCTGCCCAACGGCTCGCAGGGAGCGCCGTACAGCGCGACCGTGAAGCAGGTCGGCACGGCCGCCGGCACCTGGAGCGTGACCCCGGCGCTGCCGAACGGGCTCACCCTGAACACCACCTCCGGTGCCATCACCGGTACGCCGACAGCCGCGACCCCGCAGGCCGCGTACACCTTCCGCTTCGCCCAGCCGGCCCGGGTGACCGCCTCGAAGGCGATCAACCTGACGATCACCGCCCCCGTCCCGCCGACCATCGCGACGAGCTCGCTGCCCGAGGGCGACCAGGGAGTCGGCTACACCACGACGCTCACGGCCCAGGGCAACCCGGGCGGTACCTGGACGGCCGCGCCCCTGCCGGCGGGCCTCACCCTGAACGCGGGCACCGGCGTCATCTCCGGTACGCCGACCGCCTCGGGCACGACCAACGTGAACATCGGCTTCACCCAGACCAGCACCGGTCTCGCAGCACCGGGCAAGCAGTTGGCGCTCACGATCAACCCGCCGCCGGCGCCGTCGATCCGCACCGTGACCCTGCCCAACGCCTCGCAGTTCGCGGCCTACTCGTTCACGCTCAAGGCCTCCGAGCCGGGCGGAGTCTGGAACGTCCAGTCCGGCAAGCCGGTCGGCATCGACATCGACGCCGCCACGGGTGTCCTCAGCGGCACCAGCGCGATCGCTGGGACCTACACCACCGTGATCACCTACGCGGTGCCGAGCAAGCCGGTCGCGTCAGCGACGTACGTGTGGAAGGTGGTCGCCACCGGGTTCCCCGCCACCAGGGCGGCGGTCGAAGCCGGAGGCAGCTCGACCTGCCGGATCAACCAGGACCGCACGCTCGACTGCTGGGGGTACGACGACGCCGGCCAGCTCGGGGACGGCGGCGTCCTGACCGTCGACCCCGCCGGCGTCTCCGCGCCCACGCAGGTCGGTACCGCCACCGACTGGACCGCGATCAGCGTCAGCGACGACGACCTGCCGACCGAGGGCCACGCCTGCGGGCTGCGGGGTGACGACGCGTACTGCTGGGGCTCGAACAAGAAGGGCATGCTCGGGAACGGGGTCGCCAACGGGTCGGAGACCGCGCCGGTCGCCGTCGCCGGCGGCCGCGACTGGCAGAGCATCTCGGCCGGTTGGACGCACACCTGCGGTGTCACCACCGCCGGCGAGCTCTACTGCTGGGGCGAGAACACGTTCGGCCAGCTCGGCACCGGCGGCGGCGACGCCAGCTCGCCGACCCGGGTCGGCAGCGCCTCGGACTGGGAGTCGGTGTCGGCCGGCTACACCACGACCTGCGCGGTGAAGGCCACCGGCGGCCTGTTCTGCTGGGGCATGGGCTCGCGTGGCCAGCTCGGCACCGGGAACACCGACTCGCAGGCGACTCCGGCCAAGGTCGGCACGGCAGCCTGGACCGGCGTCCAGGTCGGTCCGGGGCACGCCTGCGGCCGCCAGGTCGACGGCACCCTGTGGTGCTGGGGCACGGCCGCCAACGGGCAGCTCGGCAACAACGTCAGCCTGAACGACACCAGCACGGACGAGCGGAGCCCGCGCAAGGTAGGCACCGCGACGACCTGGGTCTCCTTCGCCACCGGGAAGGGCCACACCTGCGCGACGAACACGGCCGGTGAGCTCTGGTGCTGGGGCGCCAACGGCGAGAGCCAGCTCGGCGACAACAGCGTCACCAACCGCCTGGTTCCGACCAAGATCGGCTCGGGCACCGACTGGATCTCGGTCTCGGCGGGCGCCACGCACTCCGCTGCGGCCCAGGAGAACGGCGACACCTACGTCTGGGGCAGCAACTACAAGTCCAAGGCGAACGCCGGCGCGGGCACGGCCCGGGTCGCGGTGCCGACGAAGGTCGTCGGCTGA
- a CDS encoding putative Ig domain-containing protein — protein MFSRINAFRIVAALVAAFLIVTGLQSAASAATKRSVSIAASPAVAPVGTSVTFSGKVTKSPKGTKVTIQRKSGKKWVTAGSTRTVSSAGSYAVRLTRPKSIATYSYRASVKKKGSLKAATSKSVSVAALRRTYASLSATPASTTAGSTTTLAGTVFPFAKGTVVTLQKKVGSSWTTVGTTSVTANGTFSKGIVPVTSTIYRASVPRAGSNAPVLSNERSVTAKPLITTSSLTAATRLGSYSFKLSSYAGSVGTWTAAPLPAGLTLNATTGVISGSPTTIGDTNVVIGFKQTSTGLNAATKTLTLRVNQAVAPTISTTTLPNGTVGTPYSTTLAANGATGTWTASPLPSGLALDAATGTISGTPTVAETKQVMVGFTQTNTGLSATPKTIALTVGEAAKPTITTTALDPGTKGAPYSFQLTASQAGGNTPAVGTWTAAPLPDGLTLNAATGVISGTPEPTAVDKQVVIGFTQTSTGVAATSKTLLLQIDPGANPVISTASLPEATRFVSYDFTLAAQGAPAGTWTADGLPAGLSLEASTGKITGTITGTANLGDNPVTIGFTQTSNGLAATPKVLNLKVNQAAAPVIATTVLTPADRFSPYNFQLTATQNPNAAAGGTWTAAPLPAGLELNPTTGVISGTPTAAGDTQVVIGFTQTSTGVAAISKTLTLHVNQVAAPVIATGALPDATRYLPYEFTLTSQGNVAGTWTATGLPGGLVLNPATGKITGTVTAADQVGNHEVTLGFTQTSSGLSATPKVLVLTVKQAVAPVITTTVLPDALRYHAYSTTLTVAGNPAGTWTASPLPAGMTFNTATGELSGTPRLAGDTNIKFDFVQTNSGQAAASKTLVLHVVQSAPIITSPSTLPHGTPLQGYSYQLEVAPAPTGTWTLRPGSNPALGLTLKSDGRISGSTTLPGNFTYIVRFTETGTNLFTEKTFSIKVS, from the coding sequence ATGTTCTCGAGAATCAACGCTTTCCGCATCGTCGCTGCGCTCGTCGCCGCCTTCCTGATCGTCACCGGGCTGCAGTCAGCGGCGTCCGCCGCGACCAAGCGCAGCGTGAGCATCGCGGCCTCGCCGGCCGTCGCCCCGGTCGGCACGTCGGTGACGTTCTCGGGCAAGGTCACCAAGTCCCCCAAGGGCACCAAGGTGACGATCCAGCGCAAGTCCGGGAAGAAGTGGGTCACGGCCGGCTCGACCAGGACGGTCAGCTCCGCCGGCAGCTACGCCGTCCGGCTCACCCGCCCGAAGTCGATCGCCACCTACTCCTACCGCGCCTCGGTGAAGAAGAAGGGCAGCCTGAAGGCCGCCACCTCGAAGTCCGTCTCGGTCGCGGCCCTGCGCCGCACGTACGCCTCGCTCTCCGCCACGCCTGCCTCGACCACCGCGGGGAGCACGACGACCCTGGCCGGAACGGTCTTCCCGTTCGCCAAGGGCACCGTCGTCACCCTGCAGAAGAAGGTCGGCTCCTCCTGGACGACGGTCGGCACCACCTCGGTCACGGCCAACGGCACGTTCAGCAAGGGCATCGTCCCGGTGACCTCCACGATCTACCGGGCCTCGGTGCCGCGCGCCGGCAGCAACGCCCCGGTCCTGTCCAACGAGCGCTCGGTCACCGCGAAGCCGCTGATCACGACCTCGAGCCTCACTGCCGCCACCCGGCTGGGCAGCTACTCCTTCAAGCTCAGCTCGTACGCCGGCTCGGTCGGCACCTGGACGGCCGCGCCGCTCCCTGCCGGCCTCACCCTCAACGCGACCACCGGCGTCATCTCCGGCTCGCCGACGACCATCGGTGACACCAACGTCGTCATCGGGTTCAAGCAGACCAGCACCGGTCTGAACGCCGCGACCAAGACGCTGACCCTGCGCGTCAACCAGGCGGTGGCGCCCACGATCAGCACGACGACGCTGCCCAACGGCACCGTCGGGACGCCGTACTCGACCACGCTGGCCGCCAACGGCGCCACCGGCACCTGGACGGCCTCGCCGCTCCCGTCCGGCCTTGCTCTGGACGCCGCCACCGGCACCATCTCCGGTACGCCGACCGTCGCCGAGACCAAGCAGGTCATGGTCGGGTTCACCCAGACCAACACCGGCCTCTCCGCGACGCCGAAGACGATCGCCCTGACCGTGGGTGAGGCGGCGAAGCCGACCATCACCACGACGGCGCTCGACCCGGGTACCAAGGGTGCGCCGTACAGCTTCCAGCTGACCGCGAGCCAGGCCGGTGGCAACACCCCGGCCGTCGGCACCTGGACCGCAGCACCGCTGCCTGACGGCCTGACACTCAACGCCGCGACCGGCGTCATCTCCGGCACCCCGGAGCCGACCGCGGTCGACAAGCAGGTCGTCATCGGCTTCACCCAGACCAGCACGGGTGTGGCCGCGACCAGCAAGACGCTGCTGCTGCAGATCGACCCGGGCGCGAACCCGGTGATCAGCACGGCGTCCCTGCCCGAGGCCACCCGGTTCGTGTCCTACGACTTCACCCTGGCGGCCCAGGGTGCCCCGGCGGGCACCTGGACGGCGGACGGCCTCCCGGCCGGCCTGTCGCTGGAGGCGTCCACCGGCAAGATCACCGGGACCATCACCGGGACCGCCAACCTGGGTGACAACCCCGTCACCATCGGGTTCACCCAGACCAGCAACGGTCTGGCGGCCACGCCGAAGGTGCTGAACCTCAAGGTCAACCAGGCAGCGGCACCGGTCATCGCGACCACGGTGCTGACGCCCGCCGACCGGTTCTCGCCGTACAACTTCCAGCTCACGGCGACCCAGAACCCGAACGCTGCGGCGGGCGGTACCTGGACGGCAGCACCGCTGCCGGCCGGCCTGGAGCTGAACCCGACCACGGGTGTCATCTCCGGTACGCCGACCGCCGCCGGGGACACGCAGGTCGTCATCGGGTTCACCCAGACCAGCACCGGTGTCGCCGCGATCAGCAAGACGCTGACGCTGCACGTCAACCAGGTGGCTGCCCCGGTGATCGCGACCGGTGCGCTGCCCGACGCGACCCGGTACCTGCCCTACGAGTTCACGCTCACCTCGCAGGGGAACGTCGCGGGCACGTGGACGGCCACCGGTCTCCCGGGCGGCCTGGTGCTCAACCCGGCCACCGGCAAGATCACCGGCACGGTGACCGCTGCCGACCAGGTGGGCAACCACGAGGTCACCCTCGGCTTCACCCAGACCAGCAGCGGGCTCTCGGCAACGCCGAAGGTCCTGGTCCTCACGGTGAAGCAGGCCGTCGCACCGGTCATCACCACGACCGTCCTCCCGGACGCGCTGCGGTACCACGCCTACTCGACGACCCTCACGGTCGCCGGGAACCCGGCGGGTACCTGGACGGCATCGCCGCTGCCGGCCGGGATGACCTTCAACACCGCGACCGGGGAGCTGTCCGGAACGCCGCGTCTGGCGGGCGACACGAACATCAAGTTCGACTTCGTCCAGACCAACTCCGGTCAGGCCGCGGCGTCGAAGACGCTGGTGCTGCACGTCGTCCAGTCGGCGCCGATCATCACCAGCCCCTCGACCCTGCCGCACGGGACCCCGCTGCAGGGGTACTCCTACCAGCTGGAGGTTGCTCCGGCCCCGACCGGCACCTGGACCCTGCGACCGGGCAGCAACCCCGCCCTGGGCCTGA
- a CDS encoding SRPBCC family protein → MPLTDVAPISASIDIAAPPSQVWAQVSDLRNMSRWSPQTAKSIPRGGEGLGARFLNINRKGLLVWPTQSKVVRFDAPDAEGRGEIAWRVKENYTVWSLRLTPNADGGTTLTSTREAPEGISDVSVRLTKVAFGGVPKFTSTLEHDMASTLARIKATVER, encoded by the coding sequence ATGCCGCTCACCGACGTCGCGCCGATCTCGGCCAGCATCGACATCGCCGCCCCGCCGTCGCAGGTGTGGGCGCAGGTCTCGGACCTGCGCAACATGTCCCGGTGGAGCCCGCAGACCGCGAAGTCGATCCCGCGCGGCGGTGAGGGTCTCGGCGCCAGGTTCCTCAACATCAACCGCAAGGGCCTGCTGGTCTGGCCGACCCAGTCCAAGGTGGTTCGGTTCGACGCCCCGGACGCCGAGGGTCGCGGCGAGATCGCGTGGCGGGTCAAGGAGAACTACACGGTCTGGAGCCTGCGTCTGACTCCGAACGCCGACGGGGGCACCACGCTGACCTCGACGCGGGAAGCACCTGAGGGGATCTCCGACGTGTCGGTCCGGCTCACCAAGGTCGCCTTCGGCGGTGTCCCGAAGTTCACCTCGACGCTCGAGCACGACATGGCCTCGACGCTCGCCCGGATCAAGGCCACGGTCGAGCGCTGA